In Calothrix sp. PCC 7507, one DNA window encodes the following:
- a CDS encoding ATP-dependent Clp protease ATP-binding subunit has product MFEHFTSEAIKVIMLAQEEARRLGHNFVGTEQILLGLMGEGTGVAAKVLSELGVTLKDARREVEKIIGRGSGFVPPEIPFTPKVKSLFEQSFKEAHSLGHNYINTEHVLLGLTEAGEGVAAKVLQNLGVDLKSVRSAVIRRLGDNPNVAAGGGQRRTQTLSLEEFGRNLTKLAQEGRLDPVVGREKEIERTIQILGRRTKNNPVLIGEPGVGKTAIAEGLAQRIINQDVPEVLLNKQVISLDMGSLVAGTRFRGDFEERLKKVMEEIRSVGNIILVIDEVHTLVGAGGTEGGLDAANILKPALARGELQCIGATTLNEYRQHIERDAALERRFQPILVGEPSVAETVQILYGLRSAYEQHHKVHISDAAVLAAAELSDRYISDRFLPDKAIDLIDEAGSRVHLRNSQISSNKELKRELTGVSKSKDEAVRLQDFGKAGKLRNQELQLTSQLHPELQNDQNVNIPIVDEEDIAQIVASWTGVPVNKLTESESELLLHLEDTLHKRLIGQEQAVTAVSRAIRRARVGLKNPNRPIASFIFSGPTGVGKTELAKALAAYFFGAEDSMIRLDMSEYMEGHTVSKLIGSPPGYVGYDDGGQLTEAVRRKPYSVLLFDEIEKAHPDVFNMLLQLLDDGHLTDAKGRKVDFKNTLIILTSNIGSKVIEKGGGGLGFDFDNQADASYNRIRTLVNEELKAYFRPEFLNRLDDIIVFTQLSKDEVKQISEILLREVSSRLTERGITLEVTERFKERVVQEGYNPSYGARPLRRAIMRLLEDSLAEALLAGQITNGDTAIVDVDDDGQVRVEKSERRELLLANVG; this is encoded by the coding sequence ATGTTTGAACACTTCACTTCCGAAGCAATTAAAGTCATTATGCTCGCTCAGGAGGAAGCTCGTCGTCTGGGACACAATTTTGTAGGAACTGAGCAAATTCTCCTGGGTTTGATGGGAGAAGGAACTGGGGTTGCTGCTAAGGTGCTGTCCGAATTGGGCGTCACTCTTAAAGATGCGCGTCGGGAAGTCGAAAAAATTATTGGTAGAGGTTCTGGTTTTGTACCACCGGAAATTCCCTTTACCCCCAAAGTGAAAAGCCTCTTTGAGCAATCCTTTAAGGAAGCTCACAGCCTGGGACACAACTACATTAATACTGAACACGTACTCCTGGGATTGACCGAGGCTGGTGAAGGTGTCGCCGCTAAAGTACTACAAAATCTGGGAGTTGACCTCAAAAGTGTCCGCAGTGCGGTGATTCGTCGTTTGGGTGACAACCCAAATGTCGCGGCTGGCGGTGGTCAAAGACGCACCCAAACACTGAGTTTAGAAGAGTTTGGCAGGAATTTGACCAAATTAGCCCAAGAGGGTAGACTCGACCCCGTAGTTGGTCGCGAGAAGGAAATTGAACGTACTATCCAAATTCTCGGCCGCCGGACGAAGAATAACCCCGTGTTGATTGGGGAGCCAGGCGTTGGTAAAACTGCGATCGCAGAAGGTCTAGCTCAACGTATTATCAACCAAGATGTACCCGAAGTTTTGCTAAACAAGCAGGTCATCAGTCTGGATATGGGTTCTTTAGTCGCAGGAACTCGCTTCCGTGGCGATTTTGAAGAACGCCTGAAGAAAGTCATGGAAGAAATCCGCTCTGTCGGAAATATCATCTTGGTAATTGATGAAGTCCACACCCTCGTGGGTGCTGGTGGGACAGAAGGCGGTTTAGATGCAGCGAATATCCTCAAACCAGCCTTAGCACGGGGTGAACTCCAGTGTATTGGTGCAACCACCCTCAATGAGTACCGTCAACACATTGAACGTGATGCAGCCTTAGAGCGTCGTTTCCAGCCAATTTTGGTGGGGGAACCCTCGGTAGCAGAAACAGTGCAAATTCTCTACGGCTTGCGGAGCGCCTATGAGCAGCACCATAAAGTACATATTTCTGATGCAGCCGTTTTAGCCGCCGCTGAATTGTCAGACCGCTATATCAGCGATCGCTTTTTGCCAGATAAAGCCATAGACTTAATTGATGAAGCTGGTTCCCGCGTCCATTTACGCAACTCTCAAATTTCTAGCAATAAAGAACTAAAGCGCGAACTGACTGGTGTCAGCAAATCCAAAGACGAAGCAGTCAGACTCCAGGATTTCGGCAAAGCTGGTAAGTTACGCAACCAGGAATTACAACTCACTTCTCAACTCCATCCCGAACTACAAAACGACCAAAATGTCAACATCCCCATCGTCGATGAGGAAGACATCGCCCAAATCGTCGCCTCTTGGACTGGTGTCCCAGTTAACAAGCTAACTGAATCAGAGTCAGAGTTGCTGTTGCACTTGGAAGACACCCTGCACAAACGACTCATTGGTCAAGAGCAAGCAGTTACCGCCGTCTCCCGTGCCATCCGCCGCGCTAGAGTTGGGTTAAAGAACCCCAACCGTCCCATCGCCAGCTTTATCTTCTCTGGTCCCACCGGAGTTGGTAAAACCGAATTAGCCAAAGCCTTAGCCGCTTACTTCTTCGGCGCTGAAGATTCGATGATTCGCCTGGATATGTCCGAATACATGGAAGGTCACACCGTCTCCAAGCTAATTGGTTCACCTCCAGGTTATGTCGGATACGATGACGGTGGACAACTAACGGAAGCTGTGCGGCGCAAACCTTACTCAGTGTTGCTATTCGACGAAATCGAAAAAGCGCACCCCGATGTATTTAATATGCTGCTGCAACTGTTAGATGACGGTCATCTCACGGATGCTAAAGGTCGCAAGGTAGACTTCAAGAACACCCTGATAATTTTGACTTCCAACATTGGTTCTAAGGTGATTGAAAAAGGCGGCGGCGGCTTAGGTTTTGACTTCGATAATCAAGCCGATGCTAGTTACAACCGCATCCGCACCTTGGTAAATGAAGAACTCAAAGCTTACTTCCGTCCTGAGTTCCTCAACCGTCTGGATGACATCATAGTCTTCACCCAACTTTCTAAGGATGAAGTCAAGCAGATTTCGGAAATCTTGTTACGTGAAGTTTCTAGCCGCTTGACAGAAAGGGGAATTACCTTAGAAGTTACAGAACGCTTCAAAGAACGTGTAGTTCAAGAGGGCTATAACCCCAGCTACGGCGCTAGACCTTTACGCCGAGCCATTATGCGCCTCTTAGAAGATTCCCTCGCCGAAGCCTTGCTAGCTGGTCAAATTACAAATGGTGACACAGCTATTGTGGATGTGGATGATGACGGTCAGGTGAGAGTAGAAAAGTCAGAAAGGCGCGAGTTACTTTTGGCGAATGTTGGCTAA
- a CDS encoding MlaD family protein yields MRGLTNRFISTRIFREGSVGLLILLGMGAFGAIFLWLNRFSVSRGSYKLVVEFDNAGGMQKGSPVRYRGVKVGNISAIRPGPNAIDVEIEISQSDLLIPKDVVVEANQSGLISESIIDITPKTSLPSQAIAAKPLDKKCDRQYIVCNGSRLKGQIGISVDQLIRSSTELAAAYNNPKFYQNVNRLLENSSLAAANIADLSQDLRGLSKSAQKQLGTFANTANTVQQATNKLTITSTQTANELGSTAKQFSVTANQASRLLTNLDNLVTTNRSSLVSALNNITKVSDKLLVTVNGLSPTVNRLTQGELLQNLETLSANAAQASANLRDASQSLNDPKNLVLLQQTLDSARVTFENTQKITSDLDELTGDPSFRKNLRQLVNGLSNLVSSTDQMQQKVQVAATLDSLKASIDKPDVPTASINPASAAFKSAEIDAQAITPISSQEHLLKQLRKYEKEQKQGE; encoded by the coding sequence ATGCGAGGTTTAACAAACCGCTTCATATCTACGCGAATATTTAGAGAGGGTTCAGTAGGGTTGTTGATCCTGCTGGGCATGGGGGCATTTGGCGCTATATTCTTGTGGTTAAATAGATTTAGTGTTAGTCGTGGTTCTTATAAATTAGTTGTAGAATTTGACAACGCTGGCGGGATGCAAAAAGGGTCGCCAGTCCGCTATCGTGGGGTGAAAGTAGGAAATATTTCTGCGATTCGACCAGGGCCAAATGCTATAGATGTGGAGATTGAAATTTCCCAATCTGACCTCCTGATTCCTAAAGATGTGGTGGTGGAAGCAAATCAGAGTGGACTGATTAGTGAAAGTATTATTGATATCACACCCAAGACATCTTTACCAAGTCAGGCGATTGCAGCTAAACCACTAGATAAAAAGTGCGATCGCCAATATATTGTTTGTAATGGTTCGCGGTTAAAAGGACAGATTGGCATTAGTGTCGATCAACTCATTCGCAGTTCAACGGAATTAGCAGCTGCTTATAATAACCCAAAATTTTATCAAAACGTTAATCGGCTCTTAGAAAACTCTTCATTAGCAGCCGCTAATATAGCTGACCTGAGTCAGGATTTACGGGGTTTATCTAAAAGTGCCCAAAAACAACTAGGCACATTTGCCAATACTGCGAATACAGTCCAACAGGCGACAAATAAACTGACCATTACCAGCACCCAAACAGCAAATGAACTAGGCTCAACAGCAAAACAATTTAGTGTCACTGCTAATCAAGCTAGTCGTCTGTTGACCAATTTAGATAATTTGGTCACAACAAATCGTTCTTCGCTGGTGAGTGCCCTAAATAATATCACTAAAGTTAGCGACAAATTGCTGGTGACAGTCAACGGCTTATCACCTACAGTTAATCGCTTAACCCAGGGAGAATTACTGCAAAACTTAGAAACTCTCTCCGCCAATGCTGCACAAGCATCAGCTAATTTACGCGATGCTTCTCAAAGCTTAAATGATCCCAAAAACCTCGTGCTACTGCAACAAACTTTAGATTCAGCACGGGTGACATTTGAAAACACCCAAAAAATCACCTCTGATTTAGATGAATTGACAGGCGACCCATCTTTTCGCAAAAATCTGCGCCAATTGGTAAATGGTCTGAGTAATTTGGTATCGTCTACAGACCAGATGCAGCAAAAAGTGCAGGTTGCAGCTACCCTAGATTCACTCAAAGCATCCATTGACAAACCAGACGTACCCACCGCGTCCATTAATCCTGCATCTGCAGCTTTCAAGAGTGCTGAGATAGATGCTCAAGCAATTACCCCCATTTCATCCCAAGAACATTTATTAAAACAACTGCGGAAGTATGAGAAGGAGCAGAAGCAAGGGGAATAG
- a CDS encoding ABC transporter ATP-binding protein yields the protein MTEPLIELKGVSKSFGSNQVLDNVDLTIYRGDALGIIGPSGTGKSTILRIIAGLMSPDAGEIYVQGVKRDSLIEDGADPIGIGMVFQQAALFDSLTVEENVGFLLYQNSTILRSRIRELVKEKLEMVGLSGIEDLYPAELSGGMRKRVSFARAIMSNPDSPNDGPEILLYDEPTAGLDPIASTVIEDLIRNLQQAHGVCSTYAIVTHQDSTIHRTSDRLVFLYQGKAQWQGTVNEIDSTDHPLIRQFMSGSVQGPIQVVG from the coding sequence ATGACAGAACCATTAATTGAATTAAAAGGCGTTTCTAAGTCCTTTGGTAGCAACCAGGTTTTAGATAATGTAGATTTAACAATTTATCGGGGAGATGCACTAGGAATTATTGGGCCTTCAGGAACTGGGAAATCGACAATTTTACGGATTATTGCTGGATTAATGTCTCCCGATGCTGGTGAAATTTATGTCCAAGGGGTAAAACGAGACAGTTTGATTGAGGATGGCGCTGATCCTATTGGTATTGGTATGGTATTTCAGCAGGCAGCGTTATTTGATTCTTTGACAGTAGAGGAGAATGTCGGCTTTCTACTCTATCAAAATTCAACGATATTGCGATCGCGTATTCGAGAATTGGTCAAAGAAAAATTGGAGATGGTGGGTTTATCGGGAATAGAAGATTTATACCCAGCTGAACTTTCTGGGGGGATGCGAAAACGGGTAAGTTTTGCTCGGGCGATTATGTCTAACCCTGATAGCCCTAATGACGGCCCAGAAATTTTACTATACGATGAACCCACAGCCGGACTTGATCCAATTGCCTCAACAGTCATAGAAGATTTAATCCGCAACTTGCAACAAGCACATGGAGTCTGTAGTACATATGCTATTGTGACTCATCAAGATAGTACTATTCATCGGACGAGCGATCGGCTCGTGTTTCTTTATCAGGGTAAGGCGCAGTGGCAAGGTACAGTTAATGAAATTGATAGCACAGACCATCCATTGATTAGACAATTTATGAGTGGGAGTGTACAAGGCCCGATTCAGGTAGTCGGCTGA
- a CDS encoding DUF3288 family protein, whose translation MTEVSGSKDQQHPLYNRDRPFIDILLAQEATDYNLAELARLKIRYQGFPGARDIQKDLDKVLQQWDLSEAELFAKTRQLHDIGGIYQSRGKKEEQDWN comes from the coding sequence ATGACAGAAGTATCCGGAAGTAAAGACCAACAACATCCCCTCTACAACCGCGATCGCCCCTTTATTGATATTCTACTAGCTCAAGAGGCGACAGACTATAATTTAGCAGAATTAGCTCGACTAAAAATTCGCTATCAAGGCTTCCCAGGCGCGAGAGACATCCAGAAAGATTTAGATAAAGTCTTGCAGCAATGGGATTTGAGCGAAGCTGAATTATTTGCGAAGACTCGTCAACTACACGACATTGGGGGAATTTATCAAAGTCGCGGCAAAAAAGAAGAGCAAGATTGGAATTAG
- the yidD gene encoding membrane protein insertion efficiency factor YidD — MQIPLFDSLSRQVGVAAITGYQKHISPHKGFVCAHRVLYGGESCSQYIKRVVAEDGLKAAFVKSRERFPACKQANQILRWEKIHSRRSQGDDLESIEEEEESDTLPRQPKKSSFISGDNTSCADCADVSCNCTEVLSIIPDCGSLDCGAADCGSLDCSGADCSSFDCGSCGS, encoded by the coding sequence ATGCAAATTCCCCTATTCGATTCTCTTTCCAGACAAGTTGGTGTGGCTGCAATTACTGGATATCAAAAACACATTTCCCCGCATAAAGGCTTTGTTTGCGCTCACCGAGTGTTATATGGTGGTGAGTCTTGCTCCCAGTATATTAAGCGAGTCGTTGCCGAAGATGGGCTTAAGGCTGCATTTGTCAAGTCCCGGGAACGATTTCCAGCTTGCAAGCAAGCCAATCAAATTCTGCGCTGGGAAAAGATCCACAGTAGGCGATCGCAAGGTGATGACCTAGAATCAATTGAGGAAGAGGAAGAATCAGATACTCTCCCACGCCAACCGAAAAAATCCTCATTCATTAGTGGTGATAACACTTCCTGCGCTGACTGTGCTGATGTCAGTTGCAATTGCACTGAAGTTCTCAGCATAATTCCTGATTGCGGTTCCCTTGATTGTGGTGCGGCTGATTGTGGTTCCCTTGATTGTAGTGGGGCGGATTGTAGCAGTTTCGATTGTGGCAGTTGCGGGAGCTGA
- the chlP gene encoding geranylgeranyl reductase, which produces MTLRVAVVGSGPAGSSAAETLAKAGIETYLIERKLDNAKPCGGAIPLCMVSEFDLPPEIIDRRVRKMKMISPSNREVDINLINEDEYIGMCRREVLDGFLRERAAKLGAILINATVHKLDIPGNNTDPYTIHYVDHTEGGAQGIAKTLKVDLVIGADGANSRIAKEMDAGDYNYAIAFQERIRLPEDKMAYYNDLAEMYVGDDVSTDFYAWVFPKYDHVAVGTGTMQVHKASIKQLQAGIRARASEKLAGGKIIKVEAHPIPEHPRPRRVVGRIALVGDAAGYVTKSSGEGIYFAAKSGRMCAETIVEASNNGSRIPTENDLKVYLKRWDKKYGLTYKVLDILQSVFYRSDATREAFVEMCGDLDVQKLTFDSYLYKTVVPANPITQLKITAKTIGSLIRGNALAP; this is translated from the coding sequence TTGACACTACGGGTTGCTGTTGTTGGCTCAGGCCCAGCTGGTTCATCTGCCGCTGAGACACTGGCAAAAGCTGGAATTGAAACTTACCTGATTGAGCGGAAGCTAGACAATGCCAAGCCTTGTGGCGGGGCGATTCCCCTGTGTATGGTGAGTGAATTTGACCTACCACCAGAGATTATCGATCGCCGTGTGCGGAAGATGAAAATGATTTCACCCTCGAATCGTGAGGTTGATATCAATCTGATCAATGAAGATGAATATATAGGAATGTGCCGCCGCGAAGTCCTAGATGGTTTTCTGCGGGAGCGGGCGGCTAAATTAGGTGCAATTTTAATTAATGCTACCGTTCATAAACTCGATATACCCGGCAACAATACCGACCCCTATACTATCCATTATGTTGACCACACAGAAGGTGGCGCACAAGGGATTGCCAAAACCCTGAAAGTGGATTTAGTGATTGGGGCGGATGGGGCGAATTCTCGCATTGCTAAAGAAATGGATGCTGGGGATTATAATTATGCGATCGCCTTCCAGGAGCGAATTCGCTTACCCGAAGACAAAATGGCATACTATAACGATCTTGCTGAAATGTATGTCGGCGATGACGTTTCTACAGACTTCTATGCTTGGGTATTCCCCAAATATGACCACGTAGCTGTGGGTACTGGGACAATGCAGGTACATAAAGCCAGCATTAAACAGTTGCAAGCTGGCATCCGCGCCCGTGCTTCCGAAAAGCTAGCAGGCGGTAAAATTATCAAAGTCGAAGCCCACCCCATCCCTGAACATCCCCGTCCCCGTCGGGTTGTTGGGCGTATCGCTTTGGTGGGTGATGCTGCTGGCTATGTTACCAAATCTTCTGGTGAAGGTATTTACTTCGCTGCCAAATCTGGGCGGATGTGTGCCGAAACTATTGTCGAAGCTTCCAATAATGGTAGCCGCATTCCTACAGAGAATGACCTGAAAGTCTACCTGAAGCGCTGGGATAAGAAATACGGACTGACCTACAAGGTATTGGACATCCTGCAATCTGTATTCTATCGTTCAGATGCTACCCGCGAGGCGTTTGTGGAAATGTGCGGCGACTTGGATGTGCAAAAGCTCACATTCGATAGCTATCTGTATAAGACAGTTGTCCCCGCTAATCCCATCACCCAACTAAAAATTACAGCCAAGACGATAGGTAGTCTAATTCGCGGTAACGCTTTAGCGCCTTAA
- the msrA gene encoding peptide-methionine (S)-S-oxide reductase MsrA produces MALFGLGKKTAMPNPEEALPGRAESMRVPANHYVNSHPLKPPFPDNLEKAIFGLGCFWGAERKFWQLEGVYTTAVGYAAGFTPNPTYEEVCSGKTGHNEVVLVVFDPKVISYFQLLKTFWESHNPTQGMRQGNDAGTQYRSGIYVYSESQRKLAEASQSAYQQSLNSAGYGKITTEILDAPEFYYAEGYHQQYLAKNPNGYCGLGGTNVACPVGIIESQVSG; encoded by the coding sequence ATGGCACTATTTGGATTAGGTAAGAAAACAGCTATGCCCAACCCTGAGGAAGCTTTACCAGGGAGGGCTGAATCCATGCGAGTACCGGCTAATCACTATGTCAACAGCCATCCACTCAAACCGCCATTCCCAGATAACCTAGAAAAAGCCATCTTTGGCTTAGGCTGCTTTTGGGGTGCAGAACGCAAATTTTGGCAACTTGAGGGCGTTTACACTACTGCAGTTGGTTACGCGGCTGGTTTCACACCCAACCCCACATACGAAGAAGTGTGTTCTGGAAAAACTGGTCACAACGAAGTGGTATTAGTTGTATTTGATCCCAAGGTAATTAGTTATTTCCAACTCCTCAAAACCTTTTGGGAAAGCCACAACCCCACCCAAGGAATGCGCCAGGGTAATGACGCTGGGACTCAATATCGTTCGGGGATTTACGTTTATTCTGAAAGTCAAAGAAAGCTCGCTGAAGCATCACAGTCAGCCTATCAACAATCCCTCAACAGTGCAGGCTACGGCAAGATTACTACAGAAATCTTAGATGCCCCTGAATTTTACTACGCCGAAGGCTACCATCAACAATACCTAGCCAAGAACCCTAATGGGTATTGTGGTTTAGGTGGGACAAACGTTGCTTGTCCTGTAGGGATTATTGAATCACAGGTGAGTGGGTAG
- a CDS encoding NAD(P)/FAD-dependent oxidoreductase → MQDSDVIIIGSGIGGLCAAGLLARYGKQVIVCESHTIPGGAAHSFKRKGFEFDSGPSFYCGLTGNQSLNPLKQVVDILGESIQVIPYDPLGHYHLDETTFAVYRHIERYRQELHQITPQGAKELQLFAERLLGLYQAMKGIPTLALRADWQIIPVLLRHYLPSLVKMLPHLPIVQASVGSVMDATVKDPWVRRLIDLECFLLSGLKAHGTIAPEVAFMLGERSRAGVEYPLGGSGAIVKALVRGLKRWGGQLRTGCHVEQILVESGKVAGVRTAKGEIMKAPIVISNASIWDTYNHLLRPEDLPASYRQAALDTPAVGSFMHLHLGIRATGLENLTGHHVVVHDSRLDITTPGNTCMISIPSVWDATLAPAGHHVVHAYTLEPYAGWERNDGYEKKKYEKAQSLHRALERIIPDIGDRIIVELIGTPLTHADYLRRYHGTYGPAIAAGKGMFPGHNTPIQGLYRVGDSTMPGIGVPAVAASGILCANTLVSPQQTAELLKGHLAIGKIR, encoded by the coding sequence ATGCAAGATAGTGATGTCATAATAATTGGTAGCGGTATTGGTGGGTTATGTGCTGCTGGGTTACTTGCTCGTTATGGCAAGCAGGTAATAGTTTGTGAAAGTCACACAATTCCTGGAGGTGCTGCTCATAGCTTTAAACGAAAAGGATTTGAATTTGATTCTGGACCCTCTTTCTATTGTGGTTTAACTGGCAACCAAAGCTTGAATCCTCTAAAACAAGTTGTGGATATTCTCGGTGAATCCATTCAAGTTATACCTTATGATCCTCTAGGACACTACCACTTGGACGAAACTACTTTTGCAGTTTATCGCCATATTGAGCGTTATCGGCAGGAGTTGCACCAAATTACGCCCCAAGGCGCAAAAGAACTCCAACTGTTTGCAGAACGCTTGTTAGGACTTTATCAGGCGATGAAGGGCATTCCCACCTTGGCATTGAGAGCAGATTGGCAGATAATTCCTGTGTTATTGAGACATTATCTCCCATCTTTGGTAAAAATGTTGCCCCACTTGCCCATTGTCCAAGCTTCTGTAGGTAGTGTCATGGATGCAACAGTCAAAGACCCGTGGGTGCGACGACTCATCGATTTAGAATGCTTCCTACTCTCAGGTTTAAAGGCACACGGAACAATAGCACCGGAAGTAGCTTTTATGTTGGGTGAACGTTCCCGTGCTGGGGTTGAATATCCTCTGGGTGGTAGTGGTGCAATAGTCAAGGCTTTGGTACGGGGTTTAAAACGCTGGGGTGGTCAGTTACGGACGGGATGCCACGTTGAGCAGATTCTAGTAGAATCTGGGAAAGTTGCTGGTGTGCGGACTGCCAAAGGTGAAATCATGAAAGCACCCATCGTCATTTCTAACGCTTCAATTTGGGATACCTACAATCACCTGCTACGTCCTGAAGATTTACCTGCATCTTACCGCCAAGCTGCTTTAGATACACCAGCAGTAGGAAGTTTTATGCATTTACACTTAGGCATTCGGGCGACGGGTTTAGAGAATTTGACCGGACATCATGTAGTAGTTCACGATTCTCGCCTCGATATCACTACACCGGGGAATACATGTATGATTTCGATTCCTAGTGTGTGGGATGCAACTCTTGCGCCAGCGGGACATCATGTGGTTCATGCTTACACCCTAGAACCCTATGCTGGTTGGGAACGGAATGATGGTTATGAAAAGAAGAAGTATGAAAAAGCACAGTCTTTACATCGTGCCCTAGAACGGATTATCCCCGACATTGGCGATCGCATAATAGTTGAACTTATCGGCACACCACTCACCCATGCTGATTATTTACGCAGATATCACGGCACTTATGGCCCAGCGATCGCTGCAGGTAAAGGCATGTTTCCTGGACACAATACCCCAATCCAGGGTTTGTATCGCGTGGGTGATAGCACCATGCCGGGAATTGGAGTACCTGCTGTAGCCGCTTCTGGGATTTTGTGTGCGAATACGTTAGTCAGTCCACAGCAGACAGCAGAGTTATTGAAAGGCCATCTTGCTATAGGCAAAATCAGATAA
- a CDS encoding O-methyltransferase, which translates to MTQEQWTAVDEYITDLFVPPDPVLDATLQSSAIAGLPPHNVSPNQGKLLLLLAQIHGARTILEIGTLGGYSTIWLGRALPADGCLITLEANPKHAEVARANIVRAGLDKIVDIRCGRALDTLPQIAAEGRSFDLIFIDADKPSNPDYLAWALKLSRRGSLIIADNVVRNGAVIDSTSDDPNVQGIRRFNERLAAEKRVSTTAIQTVGSKGYDGFAIAFITADQ; encoded by the coding sequence ATGACACAGGAGCAATGGACTGCAGTTGATGAATATATCACTGATCTATTTGTACCGCCAGATCCGGTGCTAGATGCAACCCTGCAGTCTAGCGCTATAGCTGGGCTACCCCCACATAACGTTTCCCCGAACCAGGGAAAGTTGCTGCTGTTGTTAGCGCAGATTCATGGGGCGCGGACTATCCTGGAAATTGGCACGCTGGGCGGCTACAGCACGATTTGGCTGGGACGGGCGCTACCTGCGGATGGTTGTCTGATTACGTTAGAGGCGAACCCAAAACACGCCGAAGTCGCCCGCGCTAACATCGTACGCGCTGGGTTAGATAAGATTGTTGATATCCGCTGTGGGCGGGCGCTGGATACCCTACCCCAAATCGCCGCCGAGGGACGCAGCTTTGACTTGATATTTATTGATGCTGATAAGCCCAGCAATCCGGATTACTTGGCGTGGGCGCTGAAACTTTCCCGTCGTGGTAGCTTAATCATTGCCGATAATGTGGTGCGTAACGGCGCGGTGATTGACTCTACTAGTGACGATCCTAATGTGCAGGGGATACGCCGATTTAACGAGCGGCTGGCTGCAGAAAAGCGTGTCAGCACGACGGCGATTCAGACTGTGGGTAGCAAAGGGTATGATGGTTTTGCGATCGCGTTCATCACCGCTGACCAATAG